The following nucleotide sequence is from Ferruginibacter lapsinanis.
TATACGAGGATTCTTTAACTTAAAAGCAGTGATGTTTTCTCCGGCAATATAAATGGTGGTTAGCAAAACAAGCGTCTGCATTACATAAGCGGATACATTAATAAAATGCAAAGCACTTAGCCATAAAGTAATAGTGTGCGCTACAGCATAAGCCATTAGTTGTTTCATAACAAATTCTTGTTTGGAACCAAATAGAAACAGGCTCAATACAAAAATTAAATGCCCCATTGACAAAGTATTAAAACTTATAGCACCTAATTGCAAATAAGCGAAAGATGAACTGGGTCTGGAGATATGAGTCAATTCTGTAAAAGACACAGTTGACCATAAGATTTTAGTCAGTAATACAGAAAGTAATAATAAACCTAAAACTTTTACACTATTGGTCCATTTGCTGTTTCTGTTTGCAATAAAAGAATTCATAATCAATTGGTATTAAATCTTACTTACGTAAGAAGGTTTTTGGGGGTTTGGTTGTATGCGAAAAACCAATACGAACCCGATTATTAAACAAATGGAGTCAGCTGCATACTGTTGAT
It contains:
- a CDS encoding HupE/UreJ family protein produces the protein MNSFIANRNSKWTNSVKVLGLLLLSVLLTKILWSTVSFTELTHISRPSSSFAYLQLGAISFNTLSMGHLIFVLSLFLFGSKQEFVMKQLMAYAVAHTITLWLSALHFINVSAYVMQTLVLLTTIYIAGENITAFKLKNPRIIAVFVCGLIHGVGMSANLQEVGFGESNFQMPLVMYNVGIELAFICFAAPAFILLAKFAAGKSFSKVFMNIISASLVVYAAYLTIQQLFIPNL